A stretch of DNA from Flavobacteriaceae bacterium MAR_2009_75:
AACCTGCACCTATAAAAGAATGGCAAGGCGATAGTAGAAAAAACATCACAATCAATCACCTTTTGCGTATGCAAAGCGGTTTGGCTTGGGACGAAGATTATACTTCTATTTCGGATGTGACCCGAATGTTGTTCTTAGACTCCGATATGACTTCGGGTCAAGCGGAAAAGGAAGCATTGGCCGAACCAACTGAAATATGGAATTACTCTTCCGGCACCTCGAATCTCTTATCCGGTATTTTACGAAATAAATTTGATACCCATCAAGGGTATATTGATTTTCCGTACGCTGCTCTAATAGATAAAATTGGCATGCACTCAATGTTGATGGAAACGGATCAAACGGGCAATTATGTTGGTTCTTCGTATGCCTGGGCCAATACTAGAGATTGGGCAAAATTCGGATTACTATACTTAAACAACGGCAATTGGAACGGTCAACAGCTTTTCGATGAAAATTGGGTATCGTATGTAACCAAGCCCACTGCCCATTCTGATGGTACTTATGGTGGTCACTTTTGGTTGAATGCCAATGGAAAATTTCCTGATGCCCCTACAGACATGTACTCGGCCAATGGGTATCAAGGCCAACGGGTATTCATTATACCTTCAAAAGACTTAGTGATCGTCCGTACAGGGTTGGCCGAAGAACCAGATTTCGATATCAACACTTTTTTGAAAAATATTTTGGCCGCGATAGACTAAACCCTTAGAATAGTATACTATAAAATCGAGCTGAAACCGTTAAAAGAAAAGTTTACAACATGTTTGGTCTAATCTCTCAACATAATTTTTCAAACCTTGAGCCGACTAACTAAGTTTACTGCATAAATACAAAGTGTTATTTTTTCATTTTCATATAGTGTGTTCTCAAAAAAAGAGCCTCCCATTAACGGGAGGCTCTTTTTGATTATATCGGTTAAACTTCATCCCTTAGATTTAAGGTATCCATTTATCTTTACCGAAGTCGGGCTTTCTTTTTTCTAAAAATGCATTCCGGCCTTCTTTGGCTTCATCGGTACCATAGGCCAATCTTGTTGCTTCTCCAGCGAAAACTTGCTGCCCTACCATACCGTCATCCGTCAGGTTCATTGCAAATTTTAGCATTTTGATAGAAGTTGGTGATTTTTCTAAAATTTCTTGGGCCCACTGATAAGCTGTAACTTCCAATTCTTCATGGGGTACGACTGCATTTACCATCCCCATTTCATAAGCTTCCTGTGCGGAGTAATTGCGACCTAAAAAGAATATTTCACGAGCTTTTTTTTGCCCGACCATTTTTGCTAAATAAGCAGACCCATAGCCTGCATCAAAACTAGTGACATCGGCATCGGT
This window harbors:
- a CDS encoding CubicO group peptidase (beta-lactamase class C family) produces the protein MKVVKRIILLLFVIIAIVVYTQYPKLNIISGYASKNMASTLFLTGRSAESVTLNDNDVPLIKLADVKTTNEEAEASVFGLMKRKSVCLDGLGCILINDDYDSKNIIPRPNRKNSKSDLPFPHGDKNVKDTVFQNVNYNLLESALDKAFVSPDIQKTRTVLIVYKNHIIAERYIDGFNKETPVLGWSMTKSVLATLYGILEYQGRIDLNKPAPIKEWQGDSRKNITINHLLRMQSGLAWDEDYTSISDVTRMLFLDSDMTSGQAEKEALAEPTEIWNYSSGTSNLLSGILRNKFDTHQGYIDFPYAALIDKIGMHSMLMETDQTGNYVGSSYAWANTRDWAKFGLLYLNNGNWNGQQLFDENWVSYVTKPTAHSDGTYGGHFWLNANGKFPDAPTDMYSANGYQGQRVFIIPSKDLVIVRTGLAEEPDFDINTFLKNILAAID